One Vicia villosa cultivar HV-30 ecotype Madison, WI linkage group LG5, Vvil1.0, whole genome shotgun sequence genomic window, aatattttatttgataccattgttttgtttgatttcatTGCTTATTTTTAGGTCTAACTATGGGGGTCTTGTTTTCTCCCTGTATTTAGGCATTCCAAGCAGGGGGTTGCCCAAAGTGACCACATTGCCAGTAGATATATGCCATGGAGATAAATTAGAGTCAAGTCCAAGTAATTTTAAGTTGGAAAGGTCAAAAACAGAGAGGCAGAGACATCTAAGGCCTGAGGAGGCAGCACAAATTTTTGATGACAAATGTCCTGTACATGAAAAGGTATGTTATTGTAATCAGCGATGCTTGCTAGCTTTTTGTTTTCCCCTTTTGTCTGTGAATAATATCTATATGATGGCATTGGTTCTCTAAGGCTCTGGTTGGCTCGAAAGACGGCTATATATGTTGTCATTGTAGCAGTCTTAACATTTGAAAAAAAGACAGCATAAATGCCACTGAAATTTGTAACTTTATATAGATGAAATAAAACACGAATTGAATTCTGAAGTCATTCAAGGTGAAGAATTTTAATCCTAAGACTGAAcagaatatcacaaaacacagcATGTAGATCACTGGTAAGGCAAAAAAAACAACCATATGAAATCATCCAATATGGACCACCCCAAGACCATGCATTTTCATCTTGTTTCTTAGTTTTTGTTGCTTCTCATAAACCAGTGATGTCAGATCTATTGGAAAAAGTTGCAGGACAACCCATGTAAAGAACAGACCCCCCAGGAGAGAAGCTATCTCAACCCTAAATAGATTCCAGATTTTGGTGCTGAGTTCTTGCAGAAACTGCAGAAAGCTTAAAAGCTTAAAATATTTGTATGCTTGCCAGTAATGAAGAATATTTTGTTcctcaaaagaataaaaaattattgtGCTATGTTTGGATGAGGGATATGGTTAGGAAAGTGAGGGGTGGGACGATGACAATCAAATCTACAACTAAATCCCTTGATTATAAAGATAAAAATCAGCAACCCTAATCATAGAGATATTTActcaatataatttaatataatataatttaatctCAACAGATTTTAAGTGAACCTAACGTGTGCCAGGGAGTTTTTGGGAAATGGGGGATTTTGACAAGGTAATTTTAATGCAGAAAAAGATGTAATGCTTCGTCAATGCTTCGTCAATGGGTAATGAGACTTATAATACTGAAATAGTATCGCAGGATAAAGAAATAAGAAACATGTAGCATGCTGATCTCGAAGGTTAGTTGTGTTAGTGACATGGTAAGAGGTTCATCTTGTAAGCGAGACTATGTGGCAAGTAGTATTAGGAGGGGATCTGCTGAGCATATTAGGGGGATTATGACGGGCATATGTTGCTTGTATACGGGCATATTTTCTCCATGGGAGCTCGGAGATCTAGAAATAATTGCAGATTTTCTTTAGTATTGAATAATACAGCTATTTATGTTCTTTAGTTCTTTTTCTTGGAATTTTATCCTTCAATCAGCCATCTAGTTTCTTACCAGATTTCATGTAATGCTCAATTTCCCTATCTTTGTTACTACTTTATGAGGATTTTAAAGCAGCCATATTTGGAGGACTTTAGAGGATTAACCAATGTATTAGTGGTTTGTTTTAAAGACTGGTAGTTAACTTATACACAATCAACTTGTACCGAGAAATATTCTATTGTGTTGATATTTAAATATAGgaatattttgtatatatatgaataacataaacatatgcCATTGTAATTAATGTTGCTGAATGTACATTGATTTGTTTCTGAGCCTGTATGATAAAATTGTACTCTCaccatattataatttatttattttctcactCATAATAGACATGGTTTcttagaaaaagaaattgaaatgaTTTCTTAAGATACattattgctttatctgatccaTGTAACTTACCTTATTGAATTATTATATTATGCCATGCCttacttttcttttttatgtttCTATTGACTATCATCTTTATTTTTGCTTTTAATCCCGCGGTTTAAACTTCAGTTAACATTTACAACTGTGCAGCTTAGATTGTTGAACAGAATAGCTACTGTAAAAGATGACGGAACTGTAGAATTTGAGGTTCCAATAGATGTTGAAACTGAAGCTCTTGGTGCTAGATCCACTCATGTAAATAATGTTATTGATGATTCACTTGGTACAACAGACCTTGATTACATTCCTCCATTGAATATAGTGATGCTTATTGTTGGTACAAGAGGAGATGTACAGCCATTTGTTGCAATCGGAAAACGCTTGCAGGTATAGTAATGATGCTTATTATATTTTTGGCTGTATCTTTATTTAGCTTGGAGCTCCCATTTTGTCCTACAAAAGTTGTTACTGATACCACtattctatttttattgaatGAATACATTGTTTTTAACAATTCTATTCAAGGTATATTTGTATACGAATTTGAGGCCCTTATTCAAATTTACATGCAGGATTATGGTCATCGTGTTAGATTAGCAACTCATTCCAATTTTAAGGAGTTTGTTTTGACGGCTGGGTTGGAGTTTTATCCGTTAGGGGGCGATCCAAAAGTCCTTGCTGGATGTATGTACTACGTGTTCAACTGCAGTTTCTTTTTCTGTTGTTTTAATGCATGTTTTCTTAGTTTCTTCTGTCCCATAATACTTTCCAATGCGTTTTATTTGGGAAAGTGGCAGGGGAAGAAACTTGCAACTTTTAAAATTTCATAGTTAGAAATGATAACTCCAGTGCTTAAGCAAATAAATAAGTCGGTTATTCTTCATCTACTCATTGCACATTCTTAACCATTAAGTTACTGAAAACAGTTGGAAATATGTCTTAAATCACTTCAAAATGTGTTGTGTCATGGATAAACTATTTACTAAGTTCAGACCATGACATTTATTATCGTCCTTTCTACAACTGCGTTATAGGTTTTTACTTTGACTTTTTATGTCGGTGCAGATATGGTTAAAAATAAGGGCTTTCTGCCATCAGGACCCTCTGACATACCTACTCAGAGAAATCAAATGAAAGAAATTATTAACTCTCTGCTTCCTGCTTGTAAAGAACCTGATATTGATTCTGGTGTCCCCTTTAAAGCAGAGGCAATCATTGCCAACCCCCCAGCATATGGTATGCTTGCTTGTTACTTACATTTTTTATGATATGGTTCATTAAATTTGTGCAATTTTATTTAGTAACGATTCAATGTGCAATAAAAAAATCCGATGGTACTATGGAATATGGGAACAGAACCAACTCCAGTTATTGCCGAAATTGGGCCATGTGCAATTTTAGTTTTTCTGTTGCTTATACAAGGACTGATTTAGGATAATCTATCATGTGATCAGTTGCATGCTATATTAAATGACTCATGGAGTCTGTGGATTCAGTTTGGTACTAAGAAGGGCCATGGTCAAGTACCATTTTATTTTTGGGGAAGGATAGTTGTTTCAAGGTTGTGTGCTATGTCCATCCAGATGCCATACTTTTCACCAATTATCCAGTGTCAATTTTATAGGCCAGCCATTCAAATTAGTTCTTTCCATTGGGATTGTGAATGATGAGTTGCACAACGGAATTTTGAAATAGGGCCTCATTTAAAACACAATGGATGTTTGGGTTGGTTTCTCTGAAAAGTGCTGTGAATGTTGTTGTCATTTTGTCGACTGGTTTGGGGTTACCCTACATAACGGTTTCTAAATCAAAGTAATGCCTGTTACCAAATACAGTTGGATAGGAAATACTAACTAAGATGCtagaaaagaaaaatacaaagggAATAAAGATGCCAACATTACAATTTAAATCAGATAATTCAGATCTTAATATATTCAAATTATTTCTTTTACACAATTTTTTCATGATAAAACATTTTGTCATTTCTCTATCTAAATTTTGAATTACTGTTTCTGATAATGTCATCCTTTCACATTTCTTGCTGGTTGATTCTATTTTTCTACTTTTATGATGACAATGGAAGATAATACTCTTAATGCATATCATTGTTTTTGCTGCTGACACTGTTATGCTTTTAAAATAGGGCATACCCATGTTGCAGAGGCCCTAAAAATTCCAATTCATATTTTTTTCACAATGCCTTGGACGTAAGTTTCATCTTGATGATATTATCATACTCTTCCATATTTCTCTAGTCTTCTGTTTactattttttcttttactttaaaAGTTGGTCATTTCTTGTAGTTTCCCTTGTGATTGAAGTGCATTATATGTGTTTTATCTTTTTCACCCAGGCCAACAACTGAATTTCCTCATCCTTTGTCTCGTGTGAAGCAACAAGCTGGTTATAGGGTGAGTTCATTAATCAAATCTGGTATTTATCATCCACCAAATTTGTTGCAACTATGTTTGAGACTTAATATTGATCATTCATAACTTTTCAGCTTTCATATCAAATAGTTGACTCATTAATTTGGCTTGGAATACGAGACATGATTAATGATCTGAGGAAGAAAAAGTTGAAGCTACGTCCTGTCACCTATTTAAGCGGCTCACAAGGTTCTGAAACTGATATTCCTCATGCATATATATGGAGTCCGCACCTTGTTCCTAAACCAAAAGGTGGATACTTTAGATCATAATCtttatattttgtatattttcaATGCAATTATTCAGATCATTCTACCAAGGattaaatctattattttttatttgcagATTGGGGACCGAAAATTGATGTAGTAGGATTTTGCTTTCTTGATCTAGCATCAAACTTCGAACCTCCGGAGTCCCTTGTAAAATGGCTTGAAGACGGTGACAAGCCGATTTACATAGGGTTTGGCAGCCTGGTGAGTTTAACTATTTGAATCATACATTTTATCTTATCGGCAATATCTCTCTATATGATAATGTTAGATGTAGGAACCTTCGGAACCAGTGCAGTAAATAGCGCCATATAACAGCGTACCAGAGCGATTCTGGCTGCTACAGGATACATAGTAGTAGAGTGATTTGGCGTAGCTAACACAACTTAACATGAGATCGAAAATTCCAAAATGCCCTTGAGAATAAACAAATATCAGGGCTTTTGGTTAGGGTATGAAAGTCACAATTTGGTTAGGGTATGTCAGTCACAACTAATTGCTTACTATGTTGCGGTGAAGATAGCTTGACATTCAAATGATCAATTTTGCAAATCATTCTTGTACAGCTTAACTCAttctccaaatagagtgaacaacAGAAATTAAAAGTGCTCTTGTATGCTGCAATGAAGGTAGCTTGGCATTTATATGATCACTTTTGCAAATCATTCTTGTATAGCTTAACTCGTCCTCCAAATAGAGTGACTTGCCTTGAATGATTAAATTTGGAAATTCAAAGCACCTTCTTAGTTGAGGTCTTTTTTTGCCTTGACTTTGATTGAATAATTTGATGCAGACTCGAAGTCTTAAAAAAAGGGCATCTCCACTGAAACTTGTGTTATGTTTACAAGCAATCTTTAGTCTGTTATACTTATACATACATATACTTTTCACTGTTAGCTTGTTAACTGCTTATGCAAGTTTGTTGTTTTTTGGGCTATATTGGGTTGTCCTAACTACCTGGAAACCTTTTTGTAAATAAGATTTATAAGGTTTGGAAAGAAGAGGTTAGGATTCTGTGGAACTGTCCTACGTTCACTATTTTCTGGTCTTTTTGGTTAGAGGAGAATGCTTAGATTTTTCAGGTTGTTTAGATGTTTTAAGCATTATTATGGGATGGAGTAAAGATCCTTGCATCTCTTCTCTTTGATTCTTGGCTCATGGTCTCTCAACTCAAAGGGGATTTTCGTTTAAGACGGCCATCCAAATTGTGCTTTGCAACTGTAGTTTTCATGAGTTTGTTTGATGGTTCTTAGAAATTTGCTTTAGTTATAGTTTTCTTGTCGAGGATATCCTCTCCTTCGTATATCTCTAGCacaatttcttttttatataaaacaatTGATTTCTCCATACTTTTTCATCTCATGGATTTCTATCTCTCTTACCACTCTCTCTTTATATATACTTATATCTCATTTCTGTTACAGCCGGTCCAAGATCCAAAAAAGATGACACAAATAATTGTAGAAGCACTGGAGACCACAGGTCAGAGGGGCATCATCAATAAAGGATGGGGAGGTCTTGGGAATTGTAAGGATACTGCTTATTCAAGCTTTCAGTTGAATAGTTCATTAGTTTTTTTGTTTCTTTAACAAAATGTTCTTTCCCAGTGACAGAACCAAAGGACTCTATATACTTGTTGGATAATATTCCTCATGATTGGTTATTTTTACACTGCAAAGCAGTGGTAAGATCATCTAATTCAATACTTAGTTCAGCATTTTATTAAATGTAAAAACCACATTAAAATAACAacaaatataatagttatatcaaATTATTAAATTTTGCTATCTAAATTTTTGGTTGCATTTATTTAGCTCTGCAAATTCTAATTGTTTTACCATGTTTTTGCAGGTGCATCATGGAGGAGCAGGAACAACAGCTGCAGGGTTGAAAGCTGCTGTAAGAAATTAATACCTTTTCTAATCCTTAGTAAATTTCATATCATTTGGATTTGTTtttaataacttatattttttgtGGCAGTGCCCAACAACCATAGTTCCTTTTTTTGGCGATCAACCCTTTTGGGGTGAGAGAGTGCATGATAGAGGAGTCGGTCCTCCACCTATCCCAGTTGACGAGTTTTCTCTTCCTAAGTTGATTGATGCCATAAATTTTATGCTAGATCCCaaggtaaataaaaaaaataatttccttAAACCTTTATTAGCCAAATGAAATGAACTTGCTTCTTTCAGAAGCACATGCTTTGATTTAATTCTTGTTTGTACTACTTCCAGGTAAAGGATCACGCAATTGAACTTGCCAAGGCCATGGAAAATGAGGACGGGGTAACTGGAGCAGTGAAAGCATTTTTTAAGCAGCTTCCTCAAAAGAAACCCGAGACTGATACAGAGCCTTCTTCATCtaaaattttctctttaagtagATGTTTTGGTTGTTCCTGATCCAATGCAAGCTGATCAACCCCAGCCTTTTCTCAATCTATATGTACATCCCAATTATATATGTTACTGCATCAACGAGATGTGCTCAACTTGTTAGTTGTCACAGTCACGTGATTGCATAGTTCTGTGCATGCTTCTCTATTCTGTGTAAGCTTTAATATGTATATGTAAATTTTCTGTTGtgtttaatattattgactctctTGGTGCCTAGGTAACGGTTTTGTTCTTTTTCTCTTTTGTACAAGGCAAATATATCAAACATATACATGGTCTAATTTCGAAGTATGGAGTTATGATGCAAAATATTGACCAGCTatattatttgtataaacaaATGAGCTGGCTAAACTAAGATTCTAGATTGTTAAATGTGTGGTACTTTTGAGGTATATTTCAGGCCGGTTTAAGAATTAAGCAGCCTAAACTAAGATTCTAGAtaaaaaaatcaatcaatcagtttcaattaaaaaaacatagaTCCTAACCAATTTGTCTAGTCGCTCCATGCTCTGAAAACGAAGTTTCTATCTTAAATTCAAAACAATAGCAGTCATTAACTTGAAAAAAGTGTAATACtttgaataaaaaaacaaaatcaaataatgTGTTCCTTTCTAGAATTGACGACTTTCTTCATTTCAGATGAGCATTTGACattttcttttttctgtttccATTCCTCTCAGCCCCCAAATTTGACAACTTCTCTTCATATCTCTCTCCATTATATTTCTTCATCATTTctcatttttgttaaaaaaaacaaaaacttgtTACAGAGAGTTTTGATCGTTGATATTCGATGGGACAACAGTCTTTGATTTACAGTTTCGTTGCTCGTGGCACGTTGATCATAGCAGAACACAGTGACTTCACAGGAAACTTCACCACCATAGCTTTGCAGTGTCTTCAAAAACTCCCTGCTTCTAACAACAGGTTCACTTACAATTGCGACGGTCACACCTTCAACTTCCTCGTCGATAATGGATTCAGTAATTAATAATCtctttttttattgatatattgttttttttgttgatttagtTATATGATTAATTGATTTTTGTAGGTTACTGTGTTGTGGCCGTGGAGTCTGTTGGTAGACAAATTCCAATAGCTTTTCTTGAACGTATTAAGGATGATTTTAACAAAAGATATGGTGGAGGAAGAGCTGCAACAGCAACTGCTAAAAGTCTTAACAAAGAATTCGGGTATTTAATTATGTTCTATTATCTCGATGTTCAaagtttatttatgttttaaataATTCCGGTCCATACAGGTGAATTAACCACAATTTGTTCCTTTATACGTTTGCTCTCTATAATACTTATGATATATATGCTTTAGCCCAAAGTTGAAGGAACATATGCAATATTGTGTGGATCATCAGGAAGAAGTTAGCAAACTTGCTAAAGTCAAAGCTCAAGTTTCTGAAGTCAAAGGAGTTATGATGGAAAATATTGACAAGGTATTATATTAGTTGTATTTATAGATATACACACTTCAGATTGAAGACGTGTATGGTGTCTGAATGTGTATGCGTTGGTGCTTAATAGTTGTTGATTGTCTATGAACTTTTGGAATTCCATTTAAAATGTGGAAAGTTATAATATCATTATACCTTATGTGCAGGTTATTGATCGGGGAGAGAAGATTGAAGTTTTGGTGGATAAGACGGAAAACCTTCATTCTCAGGTTAGatgctttattttattgtttgttttcAATCACATCAGTGAAACTACCCGTTTTATATATGTGAAATCGAATAAGGAGATGATTATggaaaatatattgtttttatatatgtttaattaattaatctcaTTCGTAGTTTAGCACGAGTAGTTTAGTTTATGTGCGGAGTTTGTGAGTGTTGTAATTAAACTTCACCGATGTATAGTGCAATACACATGGAGTGTGCGAGTATTGTAAAACTTGAACTACGAAATTTGATTCAAACCCTAGTATTTGATTAATTAGTTATCAATTATTTATAATCATGGTTAATCTTTGCAGGCACAAGATTTTAGGCATCATGGAACCCAATTGAGGAGAAAGATGTGGTATCAAAACATGAAGATCAAGCTCATAGTTCTTGCTATCATAATtgcattgattttaattattgttcTTTCTGTGTGCCATGGCTTCAGTTGTTAAATATTGTCACTACATTTTGAGTTGTTAAATATTCTGATTattgaaactttttgatttgtttattAGACATTGAATGTCTTCATGTAAAAACAGTTAGGAAGGGAAATGAATAAGGTTTGGTAGGATGTTTTTCACTTCTTTTGTTTCTCTATAAACTTGATTATTTCATTTATGGAATTGTATATCATTTTTAATACTATCATTTGCAAGCCACCTTAGCTTCTTATAACTATATGTGACATTATTTTTCTTAGACTTAAACCCACTATAAGTCTCAAGAGAACCATATGATTTCAAATCTTTGTTGTAACACTTGTCGACACACAAATAATCCATAGAACTGGCGTGAATAAGCTAAACCATGATTTATCAATGCATTACATATTCCTAACTAATAAAAAATGCAACAAAGCACATGTCTTAAAATAGACTAAGAAAAAATGATTAACTGTTTTCACAACACCATAACCACTCAAATAAACTTGAGAAGTCACCTTCAAAATACTGCATTTAACCAAGCTATCATTGTGTATTGTTATttgaatataatttatttaagcaTTTGATATAATAATGTATACTAAGAATTTGAGTAATAAACACATAAactttgagaaatttgatgacaATGTGCATGAAGATGGCACTCAAGATAGTATCATCAAGTGAAAAATACGAAAGATCAATCAAGTTCGGTAAAACTACGAAGCTCGAAGTATGGGTAAGAGAAGACCAAAAGAGTAAGCGAGTATAAAATCAATAATCTATGTTTTACTAAAGTTGATATGTTagaaaaattttatattaaaaagttgtAGGACAAACAAGTTAAGTTTTATTGGATGTGCATGATAATTCAAACATTTTGTATAAGTTTCTGGGAGCAATTTGATGTGAACAGAttaaaaaaaagcacttttggaACTGTTATTTTCaagggcgtaaccggttacgtgaAAAGGCGTAATCGGTTACAGAAGGAGTTTTCagttatttttttctattatgcATAGGCGTAATCGGTTACGGCCTTTGGCGTAACCGATTATGAGCCCGAGTTTGGACtgtttaacttattttttaagtTGTTTTGTATTTCACTTGTTTTATATAGCTTGTATAAATATCTCTCAATTGTAACATTGTTGTTAATGCCAAATTCACATCCCatctcaattactctctctctctctctctctattatttTTTCACATCCTCTTCTTCAATTACTCACTTTTCTCCATTGATTAACCAACATAGTTTGTGTATGTTCCAATATTTGGCATCAAGAGCCTGATTCTGATCCATAATCCGTTGCAAAGATGACTACCGTCTCCAATGATCGATTTCCCACCAATTTTCCAACCCTTGATACGAAGAACTATGATAAATGGTGCAAACAGAGGAAGATATTGTTTGActatcaagatgttcttgaagtggTTAACAATGGAGTTACTTTACTTGGGGGCAGAAGCTACAGATGATCAGAAGGCTACACACAAGGATgaaaagaagaaagattacaagaCACTTCTTGATTCATTCTTGTGTTGATGGTGACAACTTTAAAAAAGTTGGTGATTGCAATTCAGCGATGCAATCTTGGGAGATCTTGAAGAAAGCTTGTGAAGGGGTTGATAAAGAAAAGGTGATGATGTTACAAACTCACAAGTGATAGTTCGAATTGGTTCAAATGGAAGAGAAGGAGACAATTAATGCGCATTACGCGATTAGTGAATCAAATTAAGTCACGCGGAGAAAATGTTTTTGGAGCAAAATGTTGTGTCGAAGATAAGATTCGACAACATTGTAGTGACAATCGAAGAATCAAAGGACTTTTCAACATTGAGCAAAAAGGAGCTTCAAATTTCTCTTGAGGCTCATGAACAAAGGATGGATGAAAGGGAAAATGATAAAGCTTAAGCATCAAACTCATAAAGACAAGAAATCCACACAAAAGAAAACTCTCAAACAAATCCTAACGGTCGTCAATATCCAAAATGCTTGTCACTGGGTTTTGGGACAACGACAATCAGTTCCTCATCAAGATGACAAACGTCATTTTTTCCAGAGGCATGAGGGTCAGCCTGTCATAGTGGTGACGACCGTCACGGCGCACCAGATGTGTTTTTTTTGTGTGTGCATAAAATGCAGAATAAACCCCCAAACCCTCAATTTCT contains:
- the LOC131601538 gene encoding sterol 3-beta-glucosyltransferase UGT80A2-like: MTDLPENRRRSSSDSSSSSDNSVRVEHDQGAGSVSTSKEVEESTIDVVSNGVSVNNGSSSSSTSGIPSRGLPKVTTLPVDICHGDKLESSPSNFKLERSKTERQRHLRPEEAAQIFDDKCPVHEKLRLLNRIATVKDDGTVEFEVPIDVETEALGARSTHVNNVIDDSLGTTDLDYIPPLNIVMLIVGTRGDVQPFVAIGKRLQDYGHRVRLATHSNFKEFVLTAGLEFYPLGGDPKVLAGYMVKNKGFLPSGPSDIPTQRNQMKEIINSLLPACKEPDIDSGVPFKAEAIIANPPAYGHTHVAEALKIPIHIFFTMPWTPTTEFPHPLSRVKQQAGYRLSYQIVDSLIWLGIRDMINDLRKKKLKLRPVTYLSGSQGSETDIPHAYIWSPHLVPKPKDWGPKIDVVGFCFLDLASNFEPPESLVKWLEDGDKPIYIGFGSLPVQDPKKMTQIIVEALETTGQRGIINKGWGGLGNLTEPKDSIYLLDNIPHDWLFLHCKAVVHHGGAGTTAAGLKAACPTTIVPFFGDQPFWGERVHDRGVGPPPIPVDEFSLPKLIDAINFMLDPKVKDHAIELAKAMENEDGVTGAVKAFFKQLPQKKPETDTEPSSSKIFSLSRCFGCS
- the LOC131601540 gene encoding vesicle-associated membrane protein 721, translating into MGQQSLIYSFVARGTLIIAEHSDFTGNFTTIALQCLQKLPASNNRFTYNCDGHTFNFLVDNGFSYCVVAVESVGRQIPIAFLERIKDDFNKRYGGGRAATATAKSLNKEFGPKLKEHMQYCVDHQEEVSKLAKVKAQVSEVKGVMMENIDKVIDRGEKIEVLVDKTENLHSQAQDFRHHGTQLRRKMWYQNMKIKLIVLAIIIALILIIVLSVCHGFSC